The genomic region GCGCCGACGCCGCAGCGGTACGGGGTCCGTGCGAGCGGTCACGAGAGGGCGGGACGGGCGCCTACCCTGGTGGTTGTCGAGGCCCCGGTCCGGGGCCGTTGCCGTCTCTCGGGGGAGCCTCCTTGTCCATGCGCGTGTTCGTTGACTGTGATCCGGGGATCGACGACGCCGTCGCCCTGGCCTACCTCGCCGCGCGCGACGAGGTGGAGATCGTCGGTGTCGGTGCGGTGTTCGGCAACAACAGCGTCGACGTCACCGCGGACAACGCCCTGCGGCTGCTCGACCTGTACGGGCGCCCGGGTGTCCCGGTCGCCGTCGGCGCCGGCCGGCCGCTGGTGCAGGAGCCCCGCCTGGCCGAGCACGTCCACGGCGGCAACGGGCTGGGCGACGTCGAGCTGCCCGCGCCCTCGGGCAAGCCCGTGCGGGAGTCGGCCGCCGAGCTGCTGGTGAACCTGGTGCGCGCCGCCCCCGGCGAGATCGACGTGCTCGCGGTGGGCCCGCTGACCAACCTGGCGATCGCGATCGGCCTGGAGCCGGAGCTGCCGCGCCTGGTGCGCCGCCTCGTCGTGATGGGCGGCGCCGTCAGGGCGCCGGGCAACGTGTCCTCGCACGCCGAGGCCAACATCAACAACGACCCCGAGGCCGCGGAGGCCGTGTTCGCGGCCGGGTTCGACCTGGACCTGGTGGCGCTGGACATCACCATGGAGACCGTGGCCACGCCGGAGTGGCTGGCGGCGCTCAAGGAGGTGCCGGGCGAGCGCGCCGAGCGCACCTCGGCCTTCCTCGACTTCTACTCGGACTTCTACGCGGGGCTCTTCGGCGTCCGCCAGTGCGCGATGCACGACCCGCTGGCCGCCGCCGTCCTCGTCGACCCGCACCTGGTGACCGGTGCCTACGAGACGCCGCTGCGCGTGGAGCTGTCCGGGGGCCTGACCCGCGGCATGACCGTCGCCGACCTGCGTCCGCGCCCTGCGCGCGACGAGCGCCGTCCCGCCCGGGTCATCACCGGTGTGGCGGAGGAGGAGTTCCTGGGCCGGATGCTCGACGCCCTGCGCTAGGGCGCGGGTCCGCGCCGCTGGGACGCGCGTCCGCGGCCGCCCTGCGACGTGGGTAGGCGCCCCGGACCCGTCCGGGGCGTCGGACCCCTCCGGGGCGTCAGACCAGGCGGCGGGCGGTCGCCCAGCGGCTGAGCTCGTGGCGGTTGGACAGCTGGAGCTTGCGCAGTACCGAGGACACGTGCGTCTCCACCGTCTTGACGGAGATGAACAGCTCCTTGGCCACTTCCTTGTACGCGTAGCCGCGGGCGATGTGCCGCAGCACCTCGCGCTCGCGCTGGGTGAGGCGGTCCAGTTCGGGGTCGACCGGCGGGGCGTCGGTGGCGGAGAAGGCGTCGAGCACGAACCCCGCCAGGCGGGGCGAGAACACCGCGTCGCCGTCGGCGACCCGGACGATCGCCCGCGCGAGCTCCGCACCGGAGATGGTCTTGGTGACGTAGCCGCGCGCGCCGCCGCGCACCACGCCGATGACGTCCTCGGCGGCGTCGGAGACCGAGAGCGCCAGGAACCGGATCTGCGGGTGCTGTGCCAGGACGCGGCGCAGCACCTCCACGCCTCCGCCGCCCGGCAGGTGGACGTCGAGCAGGACCAGGTCGGGCCGCTGCTCACCGATGACGTGCACCGCGCTGTCGACGTCGTCGGCCTCACCGACGACCTCGACCGCGTCGCCGAGTTCGCCGCGGACCCCGCTGCGGAACAGCCGGTGGTCGTCCACGATCACGACGCGGGGCACCGCGTCTCCGTCGCTGAAGGTCGTGCTCTCGTCTCCCACACCAGTGACTCTATCCAGGGCCCGGGCCGCCGCACACCCGTGCCCGGCGGGTGTCCGGATCCGGACGCCTCAGGATTCCGGGGTGCGCGGCATGCGCAGCTGGACCTCGGTGCCCTCGCCGGGGGCGGTACGGATGCGCGCCGAACCCCCGTGGCGGTCCATCCGGCCGAGGATGGAGCCGCGCACCCCCATCCGGTCCTCCGGGACGGACTCCAGGTCGAACCCGGCGCCGCGGTCGCGGACGAACACCAGCACCTCCTCCGGTTCGACCTCGCCGAACACCGAGATCGAGGACGTCTCGGCGTACTTGGCGGCGTTGACCATCGCCTCACGGGCCGCGCGCAGGACCGCGCCCAGCGAGTCGTCCATGGGGCAGTCGCCCACGCACACGACCTCGATGGGGACGCCGTGCTCCTCCTCGACCTCGGCCGCCACGCGTTCGAGCGCGGGCGAGACGGTGGTGTCGGCGTCGGCCGGCCGCCGGTAGAGCCAGGTGCGCAGGGCGCGCTCCTGGACGCGGGCGAGGCGCTGCACCTCGCGCGGGTCGTCGGCGCGGCGCTGGATCAGGGTCAGGGTGTGCAGGACGGAGTCGTGGATGTGCGCGGCGAGTTCTGCGCGTTCGGCGTTGCGGATGCGTTCGCGGCGCTCCAGGTCGCGGTCGCGAATCAGGCCGATGATCCACGGCGCGACGACCAGGGACACGCCCGCGATGAGGGTGAAGGCGAAGGTCAGTCCGGCGCGGGCGTCCTGGAGCTGCTGTTGGAAGGCCAGGAAGCCGATGACGCCCACGACGATGAGGAGGATGCCGGCGCCGGCGCGCATCAGGCCCTTGCCGCCGACGCGGTGGACCGTGCTGGACATCCACTCGTCGCGCTGGGCGGGGTTGGCCTGCTGCCAGAGGATCGCGGCGCCCAGGGCGCCGAAGACCACGAACCACAGCAGGGGGTCGAACACGCCGCCGAAGAGCAGGAACAGGGTTCCCAGTCCGGCGGCGAGCCCGGTGTAGGCGACGAGTTGCGACACGTCGCGGCCCTTGCGCGCGGTGGGGTCGTCCAGGGTCGCCGTGTCCTCCTTCGTCGGCTCGTTGGGCACGAAGAAGTACAGGGCGATGTAGACGGCGATGCCCATGCCGCCGATCGACAGGCACATGAAGGCGAGGCGTACGACCACGGGGTCGACGCCCAGGTGCCTGGCCAGGCCCGACGCGACGCCGAAGAGGAGTCTGCCGTCCACCGCGCGGGTCAGTCGCGGGGTGTCCGAGGCCGTTGCTGCCACCGGCTGATCACCGCTCTCTTCCGTTCCTTGGTGTCTCCAGCATGCCCCCTGGTCCCCCCGAGGGGCATCGGGGGCGCGGCCCTGGTCGTGCCCTGGTCCCGGTCAGGGTGCGGTCAGGGTCGTCCCGGATTCCCGTGACCGGCGCTTTCGGGTGACCATGGTGGTGTCGAGGAAAGTGCGGTGAATGACGATGACGGACACACCGTCGCCTGCCGGGGCGGGCGAGGGGCCCCCTCCGCCGGAGACGCCCGGCGCCACGGGCGCCGGAGCGGGGGGCGGGGAGCCGGGAGCGGCGCCCGCGCGGGAACTCCGCAAGTCCGACGACCGTGTGATCGCGGGCGTGTGCGGCGGTCTGGGCCGGTACACGAACATCGACCCGGTCGTGTGGCGGACCGGGTTCGTGCTGACGGCGTTCGCCGGCGGCGCGGGGCTGCTGCTCTACGTCGCGGCGTGGATGTTGATGCGCGACTCCCAGGGCGGTCCCGCGACCATCGAGCAGATGCTCGACCGCGGCATCCCGTCCCGGGCGGTCGTGAAGCTGCTCGCGGTGGGCCTGGCCGTGATGACGGCGTTCAGCCTGTTGGGCGGTTTCAGCTGGGGAACCCTGCTGCTGGCGGTCCCGCTGGTGCTGGGGGTGCTGGCCGCGCGCAACCGGGGCATCGACCTGCGCGGATCGTTCACGGGTCTGCGCGACGACCTGCGCACGCACGCGCCGCCGCCGACGCCTCCCTCACCTGAGCCCGCCGCGGCCTACTACAACCCCGCGCAGCCGTGGGCGACCGCGCCGCCCGGTCCGGTGGACCTGGCCGTCGTGTCCGAGCGCACGTCGCGGCCCGGCGGCGCGGAGCCGAACGGCCATGAGGACGAGGGCGGCAACGGGGACGGGAACGGCCCGGACGGGTACGGGGACGGCCACGGGGGCACGTCCCGGAGCAGGCGGCAGCGCTGCGGTGCTCCGCTGGGCTCGCTCGCCCTGTGGACGCTCGTCGCCATGGCGGTCGTCGTCCCGATCGGCGTGTACGGCTGGGACTCGTCCCTGTGGAGCGCGGACACGGCCAGGCTGCTGCTGGGACCGGAGAGCGGGGTGTACTTCCTCGCCGCCGCCCTGGCCGTGGTCGGACTCTACGCCCTGGTCGGGACGTGGGTCGGCAACCCTTCCGGGCTGATGTTCCTGGGGCTGACGGTCGCCCTGGTGCTGGCCGCGGCGTCGGTGACCGATCTGACGCGGATCCGGGTCGGTGCCGCCACTTGGGAACCGACCACGGTCGCCGAGCTGGAGGGGGGCGACCACCGGCTGACCGTCGGGGGCGCCACCCTGGACCTGACCGGGCTGACCGACCTGGAGCGCGGGGAGTCCGCCGACGTCGACGTGCGGGTGGGCGTGGGCGTCACGGAGATCGTCGTGCCCGACGACGTCCGCGTCGAGTTGACGTCGCGGATCGGATTCGGGGCGGTGGACGTCGACCCGGAGTCCCAGGAGACCGACGTGATCGGCCCCCGCGTCGACGACGAGTCCGTGGTCGAGCCGGTGCCGAACGGTGGGGAGAGCGAGGACGGCGGGAACAGCGGGGACGGCGACGAGGCCGGTCCACCGACGATCAGGATCAACGCCGACACGAGCGTCGGAGTTGTGGAGGTACAGCATGGCGAGGCGTAGGACTGACTGGGGTTCGCTGGTCGCCGCGGTGTTGTTCCTCGGCCTGGCGGTGGCGTTCGCCGTGCGGGGGTCGGGCGACTGGGACTTCAACGTCGTATGGGTCCTGCCCGTGCTCGCCGTGGGCCTGGGGATCGCCGGTGTGGCGCGGGCGCTGACCCGCTCGCGCGGGCCGAAGGAGCACGACGGGGACGTGCCCGGCCACGGGTCCGCCCCGAGCTGAGGGCACGCCCTCCGGCGCGCCGGGTCAGGGGGCCTGGCGCGCCGGCCGGTGTTTCGCGATGGCGGCGAACTCGTCGATGCCCAGGGACTCCCCGCGTGCGGAGGGGTCGACCCCGGCGGCCCGCAGCGCGGTCTCCGCGGCGGGCGCCGAGCCCGCCCATCCGGCCAGGGCCGCGCGCAGCGTCTTGCGGCGCTGGGCGAAGGCGGCGTCGATCACCGCGAAGACCTCCTTGCGGGGGGCCTCGGTGTCGGGTGCGGGGCGGCGGACCAGTTCGACGAGCCCGGAGTCGACGTTGGGCGCCGGCCAGAACACGTTGCGGCCGACCGCGCCCGCCCGGCGGGCGTGCGCGTACCAGGCGACCTTGGCGGAGGGGACACCGTAGATCCGGCCCCCGGGGGTGGCGGTGATCCGGTCGGCCACCTCGGACTGGACCATGACGAGCACGCGCCGCAGCGACGGCAGGAGTTCGAGCAGGTGCAGCAGCACGGGCACGGACACGTTGTAGGGCAGGTTGGCGACCAGCGCGGTGGGCGCGGGGCCCGGGACCTCGGCGATGCGCATCGCGTCGCCGGGGACGACGGTGAGCCGGTCGGTGAGCCCGGGGGCGTGCTCGGCGACGGTGCCCGCCAGGGCCTCGGCCAGGGCCGGGTCGATCTCGATCGCGGTCACGTGGCGCACGTGCGGGAGCAGGGCCAGGGTGAGCGAGCCGAGTCCGGGACCGACCTCCACCACGACGTCGTCGTCGGTGACGCCCGCGACCCTGACGATCCGCCGGACCGTGCCGTGGTCGATCACGAAGTTCTGGCCCAGGGTCTTGGTGGGCCGGATTCCGAGGCGTCCGGCCAGCTCGCGCACGTCGGCGGGAGTGAGCAGGCGGGACTGGTCAGCGGGGTCGTCGGCGGGTGTCTGTGTCACCCACACATCTTGCCACCACCGCGGGACCGGTCCTGGCACGGCTCAGTCGAACAGGCGCGCGCCGCAGTGGGGCCACTGGCTCTGCCAGTTCCCGCCCACGGCGTTGTAGAGCTGCTGGGCCCGCTGGGTCTGCTCGCCCGCGCCGGCCTCGGAGGGCAGGCCGGTGCCGCCGACCGACTGCCAGCTGGCGGTGCTGAACTGGTAGAGGCCGTAGTAGCCGCCCGCGGAGTTGACCGCCGTGGGATCGCCGCCGGACTCGCACTGGGCGAGCGCTGACCAGTTGAGCCCCGCGGCCTCCCCGCCCCCGGCCGGCGGTGTGCCGGCCTCCTCCGCCTTGGTACCGACCAGGACGAGCCCGTCGACGGGTGCGGTGACGACCTCCTCCGACAGTCGGTGCTCGACCTCCTCGCCGCCGCGCAGGACCGTGGCGGTGGTGACCTCCCTGAGCCCGTCCTCGGGCTCGGTGACCACCTCGCGCTCGCCCTGGGGCAGGTCGGGGTCGTCGCGCTCCTCGGTCTCGGCCTCGATGACCACCTCCTCGGTGACCGGTTCGGTGAGCACGGGCAGGACCTCGACGACCATGTCGGGGACGGCGGGCTCGTCCGGTCCGGGCGTGACGACGTCGTGCTCGCCGACGGTGACCCCCGCGGCGTCGAGGACGTCGGCGACGGTCGCGCCGGTGGTGCGGGTCTCGGTGCGGACGGTGTCGTACATGACGGCCATGCGCGGGGCGCGTGCGGCGGACACCGAGAGCCCCTCCTCCGGAATGGCGGTGCCCTGGGACGCGGAGAGCTCCACCGACTCGGGGTCGAGGCCGATCTGGTGCAGGGCCTCGCCGAGGTCGGCGGCGATGACCTGGTGGGAGAGCTCGTGTCCGTCGAGGTCGACGGTGAGGTCGCGGGGCGATCGGACCAGGACGTGGTCGCCCTCGCCGACGGGTGTGTCCAGGGGCGGGGCGACGACGTCCTCCTCGGCGGGCTCGATGCCGGCGGAGTCCAGGACGTCGGCGACGGTGCCGCCGAAGGTGTGCACGGTCCGCTCGTCGCCGTTGGTGTCGAGGACGACGGCCTTGTCCATGGCGAAGGCGGTCCCGCCCGCGGTCGCGGCCAGGAGTCCGGCGGCGGCGGCCGCCAGAACGGGCATCGGAAGGGAAAATCGGCGGCGGGCGCGCCTGCGCCGGGAACGGTTCCTCTGGGTACGGGGCATGGCGGTCTCGCCCTTCTCGACGCGTGTTTCCGTGGATCGTTCTCGCTGGTGGCGGCGGTGCCTCGGCGGGGTGGCGCGGGCAGGGGGCGCGGCTCGGGCAGCGAGCACGGACACATTAACACTCATTCTCGAATGGCTTTTTGGCCTTGACCAAAAACAAGTCGAGGCATTTTTCCCTTTCGCATTCCTTGTGGTGTTTCGGGCAGGGACGGACGTGGCGACGCCGTTCCGCTGAACCGAACGGCGTTCTAGTATGAGCGTGGTCGTCCGCCGACCGCAGACCAGCCCGCCCGCACCACCGCCCCACCTGGAGGCCACCGATGGGACCCCTGCACGGCATCCGCGTCGTCGAGTTCACCGGGATCGGCCCGGCACCGATGGCCGGCATGCTCCTCGCCGACCTCGGTGCCGACGTCGTCCGCCTGGACCGGCCCGCGGCGGCCGAGGCGATGACCGCCGGCACCGCCGGGCCCCACATGAGCGAGGGCCGCGCCGTCCTGGGCGCCGACCTCAAGTCCGACGAGGGCCGCGCGCTGGCCCGCGACCTCGTCACCCGCGCCGACGTCCTGCTGGAGGGGTTCCGCCCCGGTGTGATGGAACGGCTCGGGCTCGGCCCCGCCACGTGCCTGGACCTCAACCCTCGCCTGGTCTACACGCGGGTGACCGGCTGGGGGCAGGACGGCCCGCTCGCCCGCACCGCCGGGCACGACATGAACTACGTCTCCGTCAACGGCGCGCTGCACTCGATCGGCCGCGCGGGCGGGCCGCCCGTGCCCCCGGTCAACCTGCTGGGCGACTTCGCCGGGGGCACCATGTTCGCCGTCACCGGGACCCTCGCCGCCCTGGTCGAGCGCCGGCGCTCCGGCCGCGGACAGGTCGTCGACGCCGCCATGGTCGACGGCAGCGCCCTGCTGATGTCGATGGTCTACGAGGACCGCGCCCGCGGGTCGTGGACCGACGAACGCGGCACCAACTACCTCGACACCGGGGCGCCCTGGTACGACGTCTACGAGTGCTCCGACGGCCGGCACGTGGCCGTCGGCTGCATCGAACCGCAGTTCTACGCCGCCTTCCTGGCGGGGACGGGCCTGTCCGGGGAGGACCTGCCCGACCAGTGGGACCGTGACGGCTGGCCCCGTCTGCGGGCGCGGTTCGCCGAGGTGCTGCGCACCCGCACCCGCGACGAGTGGGCCGCGGTGTTCGAGGGCGTGGACGCCTGTGTGACCGCCGTCCTGGCACCGGGCGAGGCCCCGGACCACCCCCACGTCCGCGCCCGCGGGACCCTCACCGACCAGGACGGCCGGATCGTCCCCGGGCCGGCCCCGCGCTTCGACCGCACCCCCGGCGGCGTCACCCGGGGCCGCCCCCTCCCCGACGCCCGGGAGACCCTGAAGGACTGGGGTATGGACCTCTGAGACGGGGACGCGCGCCCGGCGCGTGGCGCCCACCGCGCGCGGCGGGGGCTCACTAGGGTGACGAGTCCGAACCCGAGGAGGTCGCACCATGCCACTCAGCCCGGCGATCGCGGGCCGCGCGGTCCCGGCCCTCGTCGTCCTGGTGCTGGCGGCCGTCCTGCTGAGCGCCGCGCCCGCGGCGGCCGAGAGGTCCCGCGCGCCGGGCGCCCCTCCCGAGGACTCCGCGCCGACGGTCCTGGTGGGCGTACCGGGGTTGTTGTGGAAGGACGTCACGCCCGAGAACACGCCGACCCTGTGGTCCATGGCGAGCGGGGCCGCCATCGGCAACGTCTCGATCCGCACGGCCACGTCCCGCACCTGCCCCACCGACGGCTGGCTCACGGTGTCGGCCGGTGAGCGCGCCCTGTCCGAGCGGGAGCGCTTCACGGTGTGCGAGGCCGTGCCGGAGCCCGTGCGCGACGGTTCCGGCGCGGTCCTGCGGGAGTACGAGACCTACGCCGCCCCGAACCGGGAGTCGGTCTTCCAGGCCCCGGTGGGTCTGCTCGGCCAGAGCGTGCGCGACGCCGGCGGCACCACGCTGGCGGTCGGCCCCGGCGCCGCCCTGGGGATGGCCGACACCTCCGGCCGGGTCGACCACTACCTCGACTCGGTCCACGACCTCACCCGCGAGCGCCTCTCGGGCGTGACGCTGGCCGCCGTGGAGCTGCCCGGCCTCACCCGGCTCTACCCCGATCCCCCGCAGCCCTCCGACGAGGAGGCGGCCGAGGAGGCCGAGGAGAACGAGCCCGACCCCGAGGACGTCCCCACCTGGGCGCGCGAGGAGGCGCTGGCCGACCTCGACGCCCGGCTGCGGGCGCTGGTGGACCTGCTGCCGGCCGGCTCGTCGCTGATGGTCGTCGGCGTGTCCATGGACACCGGCCCCTCGGAACTCACCGTGGCCGCGTCCGGGCAGGTGGCCGACGGCGGGGTGACCGGCACGCCCGGGTTCCTCGCCTCGGACTCGACCCGGCGACCGGGCCTGGTGGCGCTCACCGACACCACGCCCACGCTCCTGGAGCGGGCGGGCGTCTCCCCGCTCGAGCCGGTCGGCGGGCGCCCGTGGCACCGGACCGAACGGCCGCCGACCACCGAGGCGGCCGTGAAGTGGCTGGTGGACTTCAACACCGCGGCGGTCGTGGTCGGCGGGGCGATTCCCGGTTTCTTCAGCGGACTGGTCGCCTTCCAGCTCCTCATCTACGCGGCCGCGGCCTACTCCCTGCACCGCTACGCCAAGGGCCGGTACGTCAAGCGCGCCATGGTCCTGACGGTGACACGGGTCGTGGCGCTGGCGGGCGCCTCCTTCCCCGTGGCCAGCTACCTGGCCAACCTGGTCCCGTGGTGGGCCTCGCCCCAGCCGTTCCTGGCGCTGCTCGCCTGCGTGCTGACCGCGGACGCGCTCGTGGTGGCCCTGGCGATGGCGGGGCCGTGGCGCCGCACGATCCTGGGTCCGATGACGGTGGTGGCGGCCACGACCACGGTGGTGCTGTTCGTCGACCTGTCCCTGGGCGCCAGCCTGCAGATGAACTCCCCGACGGGCTACTCCCCGATCGTGGCCGGGCGCTTCTACGGCATCGGCAACATCGCGTTCGCCACGTTCGCCACCGGCATGCTGATGACGGTCGCGGGCGTGTCCCACGAGCTGATCTCGCGCGGCCGGCGGGGGGCGGCGGTGGCGGCGACCCTGGTGATCGGGGCGGCGTCGGTGGTGATCGTCGGCTGGCCGGGCCTGGGCACCGACTTCGGGGGCGTCATCGCCCTCGTGCCCGGACTGGCGGTGACGACCATGATGATCGCGGGGGTGCGCATCACCCCGGTGCGCATGGGGGCCACCGGAGTGGCGGCCGTGACGGCGATCACGGTGGTGGCCTGGCTGGACTACCTGCGCCCGCCGCACGAGCGCAGCCACATCGGGGGGTTCACCGCCCAGGTGCTGAGCGGCGAGGCCGGCCCTGTGGTCACGCGCAAGCTGAGCGCGATGCTGGGGACGCTGGGCAACTGGCAGCTGACCCTGTTGGCCGCGGGTGCGCTGCTGTTCCTGTTCGCGGTCCTGAACCGGCCGACCAACTGGCGGATCGGGGCCCTGCAGCGCGCCTACGAGCACGCGCCGACGCTGCGGGCGGGCCTGACGGGTTCGCTGGTGACCGCGCTGGTGGGTTTCGCGGCCAACGACTCGGGGGTCGCCATCCCGGCGATCGCGCTGACGGTAGCGGTACCGCTCACACTTTCGGCGTGTACGTGGGCACTCCAACAGGGACCCGAGAACCCACCAAACAACCACAAAACACCAGAATCCGCCCAGAAAATGTGAGGCGAACCTCACGTGGTGGCGACCGGACAAGAGGCACGGCCACGACCTGGCGTCGCTCACGTCACGAAACGGCCACAGCCCTATGGTAAAGTCCGTGGCTGTGCCGCCGGGCCCCTGAGGACACGGCCGATCCGACCGCGAGGACGACCCCGCGGAACCGGTCGCCGCCCCTTCGGGGGAATGACCGCCCGCTCCCGCGGGTTGATCGGTCTGACAGGGTCTTCGCGACCCGGAATCGACGCACGGCGCGTGTCCGCGACGCGCCACCCACCACCGCAGTCGCGGCGGCGGACCCACGCCGCCCCACGGAACCTTCGGTCCAGCCCCGAGCGTTAGACGGGGCAGCAGCGCCCGATCCACGAGCACTCGGTGGACGGGGCGTCTCATCTCCGGCCCAGCCCGGGGAACCACACGAGGACATTGATGAACCATCAGTTTGGCCACCGCGGCAACGCGAAGAACGCACCGGTCCGCACGCGCGCATGGAGCGCCGTGCGGCCTGCCTCGCCGACCCCTCGGGCCCGGCCCGACTACGCCGGAGTCGCCATGCCCGACCTGACCATCCTCTCCACGCTGCACGACACCGGGCGGGTGCTGGCGCTCAACGGAGAGATCGACATGGCCACCGAGCAACGCTTCCAGGAGGCGGTCACCGAGGCGCTCACCACGCAGCCCCACGGCCGTGTGGTCCTGGACTGCGCCGACCTGCGCTTCATCGACTCCAGCGGCCTGCGCGTGCTGATCCGCGCGCACAAGACCGCCCGGGAGCAGCAGGCCGTCCTGGCGATCGCCGCCCCGGTCCACCGCATTCTGCAGACCCTGCGCGTGACCTCGCTCGACACGCGCATCCCCGTCTTCACGACGGTCGCCGAGGCCCTGTCCGCGCCCCAGATGCGCTGACGGCCGACGGCCGCCCGGACGCGGTGGCCGCCCGGCGGAGCGGTGGCTAGAAGAACAGCAGCCAGACGCCCAGACCGGTCACCGCGAGGTTGAACAGGCCGAACACCACGACCCACAGCGTGCCCGGCAGGCCGGTCAGCCGAGCCAGCTGGTCGGCGTCGGAGTGCGGGGAGGGCTGGCGCATCCGCTGGCTCTGGAGCTCGAACACGGGCCTGATCCCCGCGAACAGCAGGAACCAGATGAACAGGTAGGCGAAGGCCGCCTGGACCTCGGGCGGAGTGAACCAGCTCACGCCGAACACCACCGCTCCGGTCCCCACGACCGACACCACGCCGTAGATGTTGCGGATCATCAGCAGCATGGCGGCGAGCACCACGATGCTCAGCCACAGCAGCGCGGTGATGCGGTCGGACATCAGCATCACGATGCCCAGCAGCCCGATCACCGACGAGGCGACGTACCCGGCGAAGACGGTCAGGACCATGCCGACGCCCGTGGGCCTGCCCCGGGAGACGGTCACGCCCGAGGTGTCCGAGTGCAG from Nocardiopsis aegyptia harbors:
- a CDS encoding nucleoside hydrolase, giving the protein MRVFVDCDPGIDDAVALAYLAARDEVEIVGVGAVFGNNSVDVTADNALRLLDLYGRPGVPVAVGAGRPLVQEPRLAEHVHGGNGLGDVELPAPSGKPVRESAAELLVNLVRAAPGEIDVLAVGPLTNLAIAIGLEPELPRLVRRLVVMGGAVRAPGNVSSHAEANINNDPEAAEAVFAAGFDLDLVALDITMETVATPEWLAALKEVPGERAERTSAFLDFYSDFYAGLFGVRQCAMHDPLAAAVLVDPHLVTGAYETPLRVELSGGLTRGMTVADLRPRPARDERRPARVITGVAEEEFLGRMLDALR
- a CDS encoding response regulator, coding for MGDESTTFSDGDAVPRVVIVDDHRLFRSGVRGELGDAVEVVGEADDVDSAVHVIGEQRPDLVLLDVHLPGGGGVEVLRRVLAQHPQIRFLALSVSDAAEDVIGVVRGGARGYVTKTISGAELARAIVRVADGDAVFSPRLAGFVLDAFSATDAPPVDPELDRLTQREREVLRHIARGYAYKEVAKELFISVKTVETHVSSVLRKLQLSNRHELSRWATARRLV
- a CDS encoding ATP-binding protein, translating into MAATASDTPRLTRAVDGRLLFGVASGLARHLGVDPVVVRLAFMCLSIGGMGIAVYIALYFFVPNEPTKEDTATLDDPTARKGRDVSQLVAYTGLAAGLGTLFLLFGGVFDPLLWFVVFGALGAAILWQQANPAQRDEWMSSTVHRVGGKGLMRAGAGILLIVVGVIGFLAFQQQLQDARAGLTFAFTLIAGVSLVVAPWIIGLIRDRDLERRERIRNAERAELAAHIHDSVLHTLTLIQRRADDPREVQRLARVQERALRTWLYRRPADADTTVSPALERVAAEVEEEHGVPIEVVCVGDCPMDDSLGAVLRAAREAMVNAAKYAETSSISVFGEVEPEEVLVFVRDRGAGFDLESVPEDRMGVRGSILGRMDRHGGSARIRTAPGEGTEVQLRMPRTPES
- a CDS encoding PspC domain-containing protein, with protein sequence MTDTPSPAGAGEGPPPPETPGATGAGAGGGEPGAAPARELRKSDDRVIAGVCGGLGRYTNIDPVVWRTGFVLTAFAGGAGLLLYVAAWMLMRDSQGGPATIEQMLDRGIPSRAVVKLLAVGLAVMTAFSLLGGFSWGTLLLAVPLVLGVLAARNRGIDLRGSFTGLRDDLRTHAPPPTPPSPEPAAAYYNPAQPWATAPPGPVDLAVVSERTSRPGGAEPNGHEDEGGNGDGNGPDGYGDGHGGTSRSRRQRCGAPLGSLALWTLVAMAVVVPIGVYGWDSSLWSADTARLLLGPESGVYFLAAALAVVGLYALVGTWVGNPSGLMFLGLTVALVLAAASVTDLTRIRVGAATWEPTTVAELEGGDHRLTVGGATLDLTGLTDLERGESADVDVRVGVGVTEIVVPDDVRVELTSRIGFGAVDVDPESQETDVIGPRVDDESVVEPVPNGGESEDGGNSGDGDEAGPPTIRINADTSVGVVEVQHGEA
- the rsmA gene encoding 16S rRNA (adenine(1518)-N(6)/adenine(1519)-N(6))-dimethyltransferase RsmA codes for the protein MWVTQTPADDPADQSRLLTPADVRELAGRLGIRPTKTLGQNFVIDHGTVRRIVRVAGVTDDDVVVEVGPGLGSLTLALLPHVRHVTAIEIDPALAEALAGTVAEHAPGLTDRLTVVPGDAMRIAEVPGPAPTALVANLPYNVSVPVLLHLLELLPSLRRVLVMVQSEVADRITATPGGRIYGVPSAKVAWYAHARRAGAVGRNVFWPAPNVDSGLVELVRRPAPDTEAPRKEVFAVIDAAFAQRRKTLRAALAGWAGSAPAAETALRAAGVDPSARGESLGIDEFAAIAKHRPARQAP
- a CDS encoding resuscitation-promoting factor, translating into MPVLAAAAAGLLAATAGGTAFAMDKAVVLDTNGDERTVHTFGGTVADVLDSAGIEPAEEDVVAPPLDTPVGEGDHVLVRSPRDLTVDLDGHELSHQVIAADLGEALHQIGLDPESVELSASQGTAIPEEGLSVSAARAPRMAVMYDTVRTETRTTGATVADVLDAAGVTVGEHDVVTPGPDEPAVPDMVVEVLPVLTEPVTEEVVIEAETEERDDPDLPQGEREVVTEPEDGLREVTTATVLRGGEEVEHRLSEEVVTAPVDGLVLVGTKAEEAGTPPAGGGEAAGLNWSALAQCESGGDPTAVNSAGGYYGLYQFSTASWQSVGGTGLPSEAGAGEQTQRAQQLYNAVGGNWQSQWPHCGARLFD
- a CDS encoding CaiB/BaiF CoA transferase family protein; translated protein: MGPLHGIRVVEFTGIGPAPMAGMLLADLGADVVRLDRPAAAEAMTAGTAGPHMSEGRAVLGADLKSDEGRALARDLVTRADVLLEGFRPGVMERLGLGPATCLDLNPRLVYTRVTGWGQDGPLARTAGHDMNYVSVNGALHSIGRAGGPPVPPVNLLGDFAGGTMFAVTGTLAALVERRRSGRGQVVDAAMVDGSALLMSMVYEDRARGSWTDERGTNYLDTGAPWYDVYECSDGRHVAVGCIEPQFYAAFLAGTGLSGEDLPDQWDRDGWPRLRARFAEVLRTRTRDEWAAVFEGVDACVTAVLAPGEAPDHPHVRARGTLTDQDGRIVPGPAPRFDRTPGGVTRGRPLPDARETLKDWGMDL
- a CDS encoding STAS domain-containing protein encodes the protein MPDLTILSTLHDTGRVLALNGEIDMATEQRFQEAVTEALTTQPHGRVVLDCADLRFIDSSGLRVLIRAHKTAREQQAVLAIAAPVHRILQTLRVTSLDTRIPVFTTVAEALSAPQMR
- a CDS encoding M50 family metallopeptidase is translated as MGDVWQEVLSVQPEPERWIIVTAAVLALAAVLLGPPWRIARNVVTIAHEGGHALVALLSGRQLTAIRLHSDTSGVTVSRGRPTGVGMVLTVFAGYVASSVIGLLGIVMLMSDRITALLWLSIVVLAAMLLMIRNIYGVVSVVGTGAVVFGVSWFTPPEVQAAFAYLFIWFLLFAGIRPVFELQSQRMRQPSPHSDADQLARLTGLPGTLWVVVFGLFNLAVTGLGVWLLFF